In the genome of Streptomyces sp. NBC_00190, one region contains:
- a CDS encoding DUF4360 domain-containing protein — MIKSLRTGFTAAVVTASLVTLSPSAGASASAPAVKAPSDQVTVDVASVNGSGCRPGSAAVAVSPDNTAFTVTYSEYLAQAGGGVPAVEGRKNCLLSLVVHVPQGYTYAVAQVDYRGFGSLQEGAIGTQKASYYFQGMSQTAQRTHKFNGAFDDNWQATDTTGVQALVFAPCGEQRNFNINTELRAEVGTSDPSQTSFMALDSTDGSINSIYHFSWKRCPVR; from the coding sequence GTGATCAAGTCGCTCCGTACCGGATTCACCGCAGCCGTCGTGACCGCATCTCTCGTCACGCTCTCCCCCTCGGCCGGGGCCTCCGCCTCGGCTCCCGCCGTCAAGGCTCCCTCCGACCAGGTGACCGTGGACGTCGCCTCCGTCAACGGATCGGGCTGCCGTCCAGGCAGCGCCGCCGTCGCCGTCTCGCCGGACAACACGGCCTTCACCGTCACCTACAGCGAGTACCTGGCCCAGGCCGGCGGCGGCGTCCCCGCCGTCGAAGGCCGCAAGAACTGTCTCCTCTCCCTCGTCGTCCACGTCCCCCAGGGCTACACCTACGCCGTGGCCCAGGTCGACTACCGGGGCTTCGGCAGCCTGCAGGAGGGCGCGATCGGAACGCAGAAGGCCAGCTACTACTTCCAGGGCATGAGCCAGACCGCCCAGCGCACCCACAAGTTCAACGGCGCCTTCGACGACAACTGGCAGGCCACCGACACCACGGGCGTCCAGGCCCTGGTCTTCGCGCCCTGCGGCGAGCAGCGCAACTTCAACATCAACACCGAGCTGCGCGCCGAGGTCGGAACCTCCGATCCGTCGCAGACCAGCTTCATGGCGCTCGACTCGACCGACGGCAGCATCAACAGCATCTACCACTTCTCGTGGAAGCGGTGCCCGGTGCGCTGA
- a CDS encoding glyoxal oxidase yields MRSPLSRVHRSALVSAWVIAAALTVTAAAPAPAPKPEPRPKPDEAAVIGEDHARAHARLREAAKGPQGYPQSKRTASLARLQESQRATNAGFAAAEFGRFTEFFPSPDFGVHVALLPTGKVLLFSFERVESDPTKETGPTNTVGRTNAGRAYLWDPARGTGARAFKKVAPPVVLMPDGTYAPRPAPFFCAGHSFLPNGMVGVFGGNVGGKGGSGAKLSFVFDPWTETWFRNQDMSVGRWYPSVVTGADGRQIIMSGQSERGTGTPTPVVERFPALRHPVPWRPYDIPVNVASQRLRSDAPFRNDYPHLFSLRDGMIYGLGRDADQQWLFDPLKEVRTDLPRRPADFRGYGSAVPLPAGFRGPDSVLVLGGDPRDPHTYRLSGGRWSTEEPRAFGRTQDDTLILPDGTLLTVNGALDTRDYGNGPFNPKADLKYRQIELRDAGGHWRLGPAQRLPRGYHSNALVMPDGRMMVTGDELQQIANDPDIRDGMDGSIELYEPAYLHRGPGPALDRAPAGELGHDKDFEVVSSTPKEVTRAVLLAPTTVTHSVNTSQRHLELRLTGVRGTTIGLRTPPTAADAPPGYYMLFLLNAKGVPSTAKWVKLGVR; encoded by the coding sequence ATGAGGAGCCCCCTGTCCCGCGTCCACCGGTCCGCCCTCGTGTCCGCTTGGGTGATCGCCGCCGCCCTGACCGTCACAGCGGCGGCGCCCGCCCCGGCACCGAAGCCGGAACCCAGGCCGAAGCCGGACGAGGCCGCCGTGATCGGCGAGGACCACGCCCGGGCGCACGCGCGGCTGCGCGAGGCGGCCAAGGGCCCCCAGGGGTACCCGCAGTCGAAGCGCACGGCGAGCCTGGCCAGGCTCCAGGAGTCCCAGCGCGCGACCAACGCGGGCTTCGCGGCGGCGGAGTTCGGCCGGTTCACCGAGTTCTTCCCCTCGCCCGACTTCGGCGTCCACGTGGCCCTGCTGCCCACGGGCAAGGTGCTGCTCTTCTCCTTCGAGCGCGTGGAGTCCGATCCCACCAAGGAGACCGGGCCCACGAACACGGTCGGCCGGACGAACGCGGGCCGCGCCTACCTCTGGGACCCGGCCAGGGGCACCGGGGCGCGGGCCTTCAAGAAGGTGGCACCGCCCGTGGTGCTGATGCCCGACGGCACCTACGCCCCGCGCCCGGCGCCCTTCTTCTGCGCCGGACACTCCTTCCTGCCCAACGGGATGGTCGGCGTCTTCGGCGGCAACGTCGGCGGAAAGGGCGGCAGCGGCGCCAAGCTGTCCTTCGTGTTCGACCCGTGGACCGAGACCTGGTTCCGCAACCAGGACATGTCCGTGGGCCGTTGGTACCCCTCGGTCGTCACCGGGGCGGACGGCCGCCAGATCATCATGTCCGGCCAGTCCGAGCGCGGGACGGGCACACCCACCCCGGTGGTGGAGCGCTTCCCGGCACTGCGCCATCCCGTGCCCTGGCGCCCGTACGACATCCCGGTGAACGTCGCCTCGCAGCGACTGCGGTCGGACGCCCCCTTCCGCAACGACTATCCGCACCTCTTCTCGCTGCGGGACGGGATGATCTACGGACTGGGCCGCGACGCCGACCAGCAATGGCTGTTCGACCCGCTCAAGGAAGTCCGTACGGACCTGCCGCGGCGGCCCGCCGACTTCCGGGGGTACGGCTCGGCCGTGCCGCTGCCGGCAGGTTTCCGCGGTCCGGACTCCGTCCTGGTGCTCGGCGGCGACCCGCGCGACCCGCACACCTACCGGCTCTCCGGCGGCCGCTGGAGCACCGAGGAGCCGCGGGCCTTCGGCCGCACGCAGGACGACACCCTGATCCTGCCGGACGGCACGCTGCTCACCGTCAACGGCGCCCTCGACACCCGCGACTACGGCAACGGCCCGTTCAACCCGAAGGCGGACCTGAAGTACCGGCAGATCGAACTGCGCGACGCAGGCGGCCACTGGCGGCTCGGCCCGGCCCAGCGGCTGCCCCGCGGCTACCACTCCAACGCCCTGGTCATGCCGGACGGCCGCATGATGGTCACCGGGGACGAGCTCCAGCAGATCGCCAACGACCCCGACATCAGGGACGGGATGGACGGCAGCATCGAGCTCTACGAGCCCGCCTACCTGCACCGGGGTCCCGGGCCGGCCCTGGACCGGGCACCGGCTGGCGAGCTCGGCCACGACAAGGACTTCGAGGTGGTGAGCTCGACGCCGAAGGAGGTCACGCGCGCCGTGCTGCTGGCACCGACGACCGTCACCCACTCGGTGAACACCAGCCAGCGCCACCTGGAGCTCCGGCTCACCGGCGTCCGCGGCACCACGATCGGGCTCCGGACGCCGCCGACCGCGGCCGACGCGCCGCCCGGTTACTACATGCTGTTCCTGCTCAACGCGAAGGGCGTCCCCAGCACGGCGAAGTGGGTGAAGCTGGGCGTCCGCTGA
- a CDS encoding HutD/Ves family protein produces the protein MSGRTSDRTRGGAELRILRAADRGATVWKNGGGVTREIAVRPEGAGMDDFVWRASLAEVGSDGPFSAFPGIDRTLTLAEGAGMDLTVGGVRRLVDERYAPQDFAGDEPTDCRLLDGPVVNFNVMYRRGAATVETAVVRGRLTLVAPPDETLLVVALEGAAVLDADRRTVALDPYDAVLAQGPFAGVVRTSGRAAVVRFR, from the coding sequence ATGAGCGGCCGTACGAGCGACCGTACGCGCGGCGGCGCCGAGCTCCGGATCCTGCGGGCGGCCGACCGCGGCGCCACCGTGTGGAAGAACGGCGGGGGAGTCACCCGCGAGATCGCGGTCCGGCCCGAGGGGGCGGGCATGGACGACTTCGTGTGGCGCGCGAGCCTCGCCGAGGTCGGCTCCGACGGCCCCTTCTCGGCCTTCCCCGGGATCGACCGCACCCTCACCCTCGCCGAGGGCGCGGGCATGGACCTCACCGTCGGGGGCGTACGCCGCCTCGTGGACGAGCGGTACGCGCCCCAGGACTTCGCCGGGGACGAGCCGACCGACTGCAGGCTCCTCGACGGCCCCGTCGTGAACTTCAACGTGATGTACCGCAGGGGCGCCGCGACGGTGGAGACCGCCGTCGTGCGCGGCCGGCTCACCCTCGTCGCCCCGCCGGACGAGACCTTGCTGGTGGTGGCCCTGGAGGGGGCGGCGGTGCTCGACGCGGACCGCCGCACCGTCGCGCTGGACCCGTACGACGCGGTCCTCGCGCAGGGCCCCTTCGCGGGCGTCGTGCGGACCTCCGGGCGCGCGGCCGTGGTGCGTTTCCGGTAG
- a CDS encoding DUF4180 domain-containing protein, producing the protein MSSLQTINDVPVLVCEAEGETIASEREALDCIGDAGYQGAQWVVIPSERFDEKFFRLSTRVAGEIIQKFVQYRVGIVVLGDITPHTAASPALRDFVRECNRGRQTWFLADLGELRERLTGPAA; encoded by the coding sequence ATGAGTTCCCTGCAGACGATCAACGACGTGCCCGTCCTGGTGTGCGAGGCCGAGGGCGAGACCATCGCGAGTGAACGCGAAGCCCTGGACTGCATCGGCGATGCCGGCTACCAGGGTGCCCAGTGGGTCGTGATCCCCTCCGAGCGGTTCGATGAGAAGTTCTTCCGGCTGAGCACCCGCGTCGCCGGTGAGATCATCCAGAAGTTCGTCCAGTACCGGGTGGGGATCGTCGTCCTCGGTGACATCACCCCCCACACGGCGGCCAGCCCGGCGCTCCGGGACTTCGTCCGCGAGTGCAATCGCGGACGCCAGACCTGGTTCCTCGCCGACCTCGGGGAACTGCGGGAGCGGCTGACCGGGCCCGCGGCATGA
- a CDS encoding MarR family winged helix-turn-helix transcriptional regulator, translating to MSDTAAYAAPTKLQLLELLAAIGTAQWRDFAAAASRYGLTSTQARVLAQLDGPVPMRGLATLLVCDASNVTGIVDRLEARELVRREPAPTDRRVKNVVATDAGREIIRRVREEMQATHSALDTLDESESATLYALLERLRPRMEKNA from the coding sequence ATGAGCGACACCGCCGCCTACGCCGCCCCCACCAAGCTCCAGCTGCTGGAACTGCTCGCCGCCATCGGCACCGCCCAGTGGCGCGATTTCGCCGCCGCCGCCTCCCGCTACGGCCTCACCTCCACCCAGGCCCGGGTGCTCGCCCAGCTCGACGGCCCCGTGCCGATGCGCGGCCTCGCCACGCTGCTGGTGTGCGACGCGTCGAACGTGACCGGCATCGTCGACCGTCTGGAGGCCCGTGAGCTGGTGCGCCGCGAGCCCGCCCCCACCGACCGCCGCGTCAAGAACGTGGTGGCCACCGACGCCGGCCGGGAGATCATCCGCCGGGTGCGGGAGGAGATGCAGGCGACGCACAGCGCGCTCGACACCCTCGACGAATCCGAGAGCGCGACGCTCTACGCCCTCCTGGAACGCCTGCGCCCCAGGATGGAGAAGAACGCCTGA
- a CDS encoding MFS transporter, giving the protein MSTPSPAAAPAAGRRNETVIVFALSLAAMVVSMMQTLPVPILGLIRNDLGTSTANVSWVTTATLLSAAVFTPLLGRFGDQHGKKPTLVAVLGVMVAGSVIAALATSLPLLILGRVLQGAATAIFPLALSVLREEVRPQKLPGAMALVSGTLAFGSGLALVATGLLTSGSGADYRNAFWMATGFAALALLAVVFLVPATRHKTGGRTDFLGALTLGIALLLLLLPISQGHEWGWASARTLGSFAGAAVMTAVWVLVERKVREPLVDMRMFVHRPVLMANLAGILVGFGMFANFLGVSYLVQMPKALTGYGFDASILRASVQFLLPGAIVSLLASPVGGQLVRHRGPRVALGLAAALGAAGFGWLALDHQHSASVIGAGLVVGAAVSFGYAAMPAVIMSSVPHHQSGIANGINSISRSTGSAIGSAIVTTILASKTIEHLPAGVPALPAESGFTLTFGIGAAAFALVAVISRFGLRGGHATVAAAATPAAAPAGSKEPVAAEKADAAR; this is encoded by the coding sequence ATGAGCACCCCCTCCCCCGCCGCCGCCCCGGCCGCCGGACGACGGAACGAGACGGTCATCGTCTTCGCCCTGAGCCTCGCCGCCATGGTCGTGTCGATGATGCAGACCCTGCCGGTCCCGATCCTCGGCCTCATCCGCAACGACCTGGGCACGTCGACGGCCAACGTGAGCTGGGTCACCACCGCCACCCTGCTGTCGGCGGCCGTCTTCACCCCGCTCCTCGGCCGCTTCGGCGACCAGCACGGCAAGAAGCCCACCCTGGTGGCCGTACTCGGCGTCATGGTCGCCGGCTCCGTGATCGCCGCTCTGGCCACCTCGCTCCCGCTGCTCATCCTGGGCCGGGTGCTCCAGGGAGCCGCCACCGCGATCTTCCCGCTGGCCCTCTCCGTCCTGCGCGAGGAGGTCCGGCCGCAGAAGCTGCCCGGCGCCATGGCACTGGTCAGCGGCACGCTCGCGTTCGGCAGCGGCCTGGCGCTCGTCGCCACCGGGCTGCTCACCTCCGGGTCCGGCGCGGACTACCGCAACGCCTTCTGGATGGCGACCGGCTTCGCGGCCCTCGCCCTGCTCGCGGTCGTCTTCCTGGTCCCCGCGACCCGCCACAAGACCGGCGGGCGCACCGACTTCCTCGGCGCGCTGACCCTCGGCATCGCGCTGCTGCTGCTCCTGCTGCCGATCTCCCAGGGCCACGAGTGGGGCTGGGCCTCCGCCCGTACGCTGGGCAGCTTCGCCGGCGCCGCCGTCATGACGGCCGTCTGGGTGCTCGTCGAGCGCAAGGTCCGCGAGCCCCTCGTCGACATGCGGATGTTCGTCCACCGCCCGGTGCTGATGGCCAACCTGGCCGGCATCCTCGTCGGCTTCGGCATGTTCGCGAACTTCCTGGGCGTCTCGTACCTCGTCCAGATGCCGAAGGCGCTCACCGGCTACGGCTTCGACGCGTCGATCCTGCGCGCCTCCGTGCAGTTCCTGCTGCCCGGCGCGATCGTCTCGCTGCTCGCCTCGCCCGTCGGCGGCCAGCTGGTCCGCCACCGCGGCCCGCGCGTGGCCCTGGGCCTGGCCGCCGCGCTCGGCGCCGCCGGCTTCGGCTGGCTCGCCCTGGACCACCAGCACAGCGCCTCGGTGATCGGCGCGGGCCTCGTCGTCGGCGCGGCCGTCAGCTTCGGCTACGCGGCCATGCCCGCCGTGATCATGTCCAGCGTGCCGCACCACCAGAGCGGCATCGCCAACGGCATCAACTCGATCTCCCGCTCCACGGGCAGCGCGATCGGCAGCGCCATCGTGACCACCATCCTGGCGTCCAAGACCATCGAGCACCTGCCCGCGGGCGTCCCCGCGCTGCCCGCCGAGTCCGGGTTCACCCTCACCTTCGGGATCGGCGCCGCGGCCTTCGCCCTGGTCGCCGTCATCAGCCGGTTCGGCCTTCGGGGCGGGCACGCGACCGTGGCCGCCGCAGCGACCCCGGCCGCAGCGCCGGCCGGTTCGAAGGAGCCGGTGGCGGCGGAGAAGGCCGACGCCGCCCGCTGA
- a CDS encoding mycothiol transferase has translation MKATDVIADGFGRIREIVHEAVEGLPAERLNARVDPAANSITWLVWHLTRIQDDHVADAADLGQVWRTQDWAARFALPLPAGSTGYGHTARQAGSVEVDSGELLLGYYDAVHEQTLRFVRQLAATDLDRVVDERWDPPVTLGVRLVSVLSDDLQHAGQAAFVRGLLERSQGNSG, from the coding sequence ATGAAGGCTACGGACGTCATCGCCGACGGATTCGGACGCATCCGGGAGATCGTGCACGAGGCCGTCGAAGGGCTCCCCGCGGAGCGGCTCAACGCCCGCGTCGACCCTGCGGCCAATTCGATCACCTGGCTCGTCTGGCACCTCACCCGGATCCAGGACGACCACGTGGCGGACGCCGCGGATCTCGGACAGGTCTGGCGGACACAGGACTGGGCGGCCCGGTTCGCCCTCCCCCTGCCCGCCGGGTCGACCGGCTACGGCCACACCGCCCGGCAGGCCGGCTCGGTCGAGGTCGACTCCGGCGAGCTGCTGCTGGGGTACTACGACGCGGTCCACGAGCAGACGCTGCGGTTCGTCCGGCAGCTCGCCGCCACGGACCTGGACCGGGTGGTGGACGAGCGCTGGGACCCGCCGGTCACCCTGGGGGTGCGCCTGGTCAGTGTGCTGAGCGACGATCTCCAGCACGCGGGCCAGGCCGCCTTCGTACGGGGCCTGCTGGAGCGGAGCCAGGGGAACAGCGGGTAG
- a CDS encoding NADPH-dependent F420 reductase has product MKIGIIGAGNIGGNLTRRLTALGHDVSVANSRGPETLTALAEETGATPVTVAEAARGAEIVVVTIPFKNVPDLPSGLFDEAADGFTVIDTGNYYPQQRDGRIAGVEDEGLTESRWTERALGHPVIKAFNGTYAQDILDRHRPAGDPDRIALPVAGDDEAGKKAVRALIEELGFDTVDAGGLDDSWRQQPDTPVYGLREGVEGVTKALAEASPERKAAFRG; this is encoded by the coding sequence ATGAAGATCGGCATCATCGGCGCGGGCAACATCGGCGGCAACCTCACCCGCCGCCTCACGGCCCTCGGACACGACGTGTCCGTGGCGAACTCGCGCGGACCCGAGACCCTGACCGCCCTCGCCGAGGAGACCGGCGCCACCCCCGTCACCGTCGCCGAAGCGGCCCGCGGCGCCGAGATCGTCGTGGTCACCATCCCCTTCAAGAACGTGCCGGACCTGCCCTCCGGCCTCTTCGACGAGGCCGCCGACGGCTTCACCGTCATCGACACCGGCAACTACTACCCCCAGCAGCGCGACGGCCGGATCGCCGGCGTCGAGGACGAGGGCCTCACCGAGAGCCGCTGGACCGAGCGCGCGCTCGGCCACCCGGTGATCAAGGCCTTCAACGGCACCTACGCCCAGGACATCCTCGACCGGCACCGCCCGGCGGGCGACCCGGACCGGATCGCGCTGCCGGTCGCGGGCGACGACGAGGCGGGGAAGAAGGCCGTCCGCGCCCTCATCGAGGAACTCGGCTTCGACACCGTCGACGCCGGCGGCCTCGACGACTCCTGGCGCCAGCAGCCCGACACCCCCGTCTACGGGCTCCGGGAGGGTGTCGAAGGCGTCACCAAGGCCCTCGCCGAAGCCTCCCCGGAACGCAAGGCGGCCTTCCGCGGCTGA
- a CDS encoding FAD-dependent oxidoreductase, with translation MPRPLRIAIVGAGPAGIYAADALLKSEAAAEPGVSIDLFERMPAPFGLIRYGVAPDHPRIKGIITALHQVLDKPQVRLFGNVDYPNDIGLDELHSFYDAVIFSTGATADRALTIPGVELDGSYGAADFVSWYDGHPDVPRTWPLEAEKVAVLGVGNVALDVARILAKTADELLPTEIPPNVYDGLKANKALEVHVFGRRGPAQAKFSPMELRELDHSPNIEVIVNPEDIDYDEGSITTRRSNKQADMVAKTLENWAIRDIGDRPHKLFLHFFESPTEVLGEDGKVVGLRTERTELDGTGNVKGTGQFTDWDVQSVYRAVGYLSDELPKLPWDVESGTVPDEGGRVIEAGGHLSSTYVTGWIRRGPIGLIGHTKGDANETVANLLADHADGRLLTPAAPAPEAVEAFLAERGVRWTTWEGWHRLDAAEKALGEPQGRERVKIVEREDMLKASGA, from the coding sequence ATGCCTCGACCTCTGCGAATAGCGATCGTCGGCGCCGGCCCCGCCGGAATCTACGCCGCCGACGCGCTGCTGAAGTCCGAGGCCGCCGCCGAGCCCGGTGTGTCCATAGACCTCTTCGAGAGGATGCCCGCGCCCTTCGGCCTGATCCGCTACGGCGTGGCCCCGGACCACCCGCGGATCAAGGGCATCATCACGGCCCTTCACCAGGTGCTCGACAAGCCGCAGGTCCGCCTCTTCGGGAACGTCGACTACCCGAACGACATCGGCCTCGACGAGCTGCACTCCTTCTACGACGCCGTGATCTTCTCCACCGGCGCCACGGCGGACCGCGCCCTCACCATCCCGGGCGTCGAGCTCGACGGCTCCTACGGCGCCGCCGACTTCGTCTCCTGGTACGACGGCCACCCGGACGTCCCGCGCACCTGGCCGCTGGAGGCGGAGAAGGTCGCCGTGCTCGGCGTCGGCAACGTAGCCCTCGACGTCGCGCGCATCCTCGCCAAGACGGCCGACGAACTGCTGCCGACGGAGATCCCGCCGAACGTCTACGACGGCCTCAAGGCCAACAAGGCCCTCGAAGTGCACGTCTTCGGGCGCCGCGGCCCGGCCCAGGCCAAGTTCAGCCCCATGGAGCTGCGGGAGCTGGACCACTCGCCCAACATCGAGGTCATCGTCAACCCCGAGGACATCGACTACGACGAGGGCTCGATCACGACCCGCCGCTCCAACAAGCAGGCCGACATGGTCGCCAAGACCCTGGAGAACTGGGCGATCCGGGACATCGGTGACCGGCCGCACAAGCTGTTCCTGCACTTCTTCGAGTCGCCCACCGAGGTGCTCGGCGAGGACGGCAAGGTGGTCGGGCTGCGCACCGAGCGCACCGAGCTCGACGGCACCGGCAACGTCAAGGGCACGGGACAGTTCACCGACTGGGACGTCCAGTCCGTGTACCGGGCCGTCGGCTACCTCTCCGACGAGCTGCCCAAGCTCCCCTGGGACGTCGAGTCGGGCACGGTCCCGGACGAGGGCGGCCGCGTGATCGAGGCCGGCGGCCACCTGTCCTCGACGTACGTGACCGGGTGGATCCGGCGCGGTCCGATCGGCCTGATCGGCCACACCAAGGGCGACGCGAACGAGACCGTCGCGAACCTGCTGGCCGACCACGCGGACGGCCGTCTGCTCACCCCCGCCGCGCCCGCGCCGGAGGCCGTCGAGGCCTTCCTCGCCGAGCGCGGCGTCCGCTGGACGACGTGGGAAGGCTGGCACCGGCTGGACGCCGCCGAGAAGGCGCTCGGAGAGCCCCAGGGCCGCGAGCGCGTGAAGATCGTCGAGCGCGAGGACATGCTGAAGGCCAGCGGAGCCTAA
- a CDS encoding DUF5302 domain-containing protein encodes MADETDTPQDESPAEAAKRKFREALERNAANAQSQQAHQSRAKVQGASSGPGGKNKKVRRKTG; translated from the coding sequence ATGGCAGACGAGACAGACACCCCGCAGGACGAATCCCCGGCCGAGGCGGCCAAGCGCAAGTTCCGGGAGGCGCTGGAGCGCAACGCCGCGAATGCCCAGTCCCAGCAGGCGCATCAGAGTCGCGCGAAGGTCCAGGGTGCGAGCAGCGGTCCCGGCGGCAAGAACAAGAAGGTCCGCCGCAAGACCGGCTGA
- a CDS encoding rodlin — protein MFKKFMATAAVTASVLGAGAAVATPAMAIGNDNGVNTVNGNGSAQIYGNQETEGKMSPQLSAVQGSLNKLCIGLPAKVNAQSLFAVLANVGVQDINVLSNPQNQQCAENSTQAKGDESASHILSNIPVLSGNLSAGS, from the coding sequence ATGTTCAAGAAGTTCATGGCCACCGCCGCGGTCACCGCCTCCGTGCTGGGAGCGGGCGCCGCAGTAGCCACCCCGGCGATGGCCATCGGCAACGACAACGGCGTCAACACCGTCAACGGCAACGGCTCCGCGCAGATCTACGGCAACCAGGAGACCGAGGGCAAGATGAGCCCGCAGCTCAGCGCTGTCCAGGGCTCCCTGAACAAGCTCTGCATCGGCCTGCCGGCCAAGGTCAACGCCCAGTCCCTGTTCGCGGTGCTCGCCAACGTCGGCGTCCAGGACATCAACGTGCTGTCCAACCCGCAGAACCAGCAGTGCGCCGAGAACTCCACCCAGGCCAAGGGCGACGAGTCTGCCTCGCACATCCTCAGCAACATCCCGGTGCTCTCCGGCAACCTCTCCGCGGGCAGCTGA